TCAGCTGCTGCCTAACGACCTTGTTATATGGAGATGTTTCTTCTTTCCCAGCAAAAGTTACAGGGGGAGACACATTCATTCAGGCCAAACTGTCACCTGCCAGTATAATTATCCCTGTCCAACAACCCACACATTTTGCTGCCTTTTTGAGTGACTTGATTCTTTTCTCATCAAGAATGAAAATATGCAGCATCTTACTGAAGACATCTTTTTTTCACTCCAAAGGTTTTCTAGATTTAGTGTGTCATTTGTTTGTAGTGGTTCCAACATATGTGCTTTCAAGGCTCATCAGCAGAGGATGCTTTCATTTGTGCTGCTTACACTGTTGTatagttttaaaataaataaataaaagactttTTGTTGGAAGGATAAAACTTCTTCTAGTTTCTGACAAAGTCCTATTCACAACATGAAATATGTATGTCCCGACAAGTTTTGCTGGGAAAATAGAAACGTCTCTTTATTCACCAAGTATTAGCAGGCCAACACAGAATCTGTGCCCACAGAATTCCCACGACACCTCCGCAGATCTAAAAGAAATATCTTCAATAAACATTGTCTGTcaatttacaaaaatgaaataaatataataataatacaaaaaacaatatcCTACAATTCTGTAGATTGCTATTCTGGTTCACTGCTGAAAGCTGGGAAAAAAATTCCACAGATTCAATTGGGTCTGGTTATGATGGCAGAGCATCATCTGTGCTTTATAGAGACGGAATAAATTTTGTGGCAAGCTGAAAGTGCAGTCTGAAATAATGTCTCTCCCCCTATATTTGTTGCTAGGAGAGAAGAAACTTCTTCAGCAAGGTTGTTAGACATGATCTGAAGTAGTCACAAAATGAAATACTTAATGGTATGAAACTGTGCTTTATAGAGAGGGAACGCTTTCGGTGGCAGGTTGAAAATGCAGAGTGTGATAATGTGTATCCCACTATAACTTTTGCACAATTTCTATCTGCTGTCTCTCTGTTCAATTTTCTCCAGCAGCAATGGCTCAAGCCTTTCTCAGAGTGGACCCAGCCCGtttcagctgctccatcaaGGATCCAGTCCCCATGTCATGAGGCCACAGCTAAAGCATGAGTTGCCTTAGTACTGGGTACTGGGGCCCTCAGCAAGGGCCTTTGCAAGTGGTTTTGTGTTTGACTGGGATGAAAACTTCATCATTTACTGCAATTAAAGAGAATTCCAGTATTTTTTAGGCtggattttattttcaaaatatttaTCTCAGATTGTGCCAGAAGCAGATCCCCAGTTTGCTGCAGTAGCTAATACAGGGGGGTAATATTGGGTCCGTCAGAGACAAGCcctcaaattattttaaaatttcagtttgtttttaaagttttaggAGTCCACAATCCCCAAATCTCTAAAATGGATGTAGGGAGAGCAATGTTAGCATGAACCACTGTCAGAATGGGAAaaaatgagtttttttaaaaagtgggcTTAGAGGAAGCAGGTTATCCTGTATACTGTTGTACACTTTCATTCAGTTTATTTCTATGTAAATCCAGCATTTCTATCAGTAAACCCTCAGAGTAAAATTATGCTTCTTATGTATTAACTGGAGAATAAAAACTGTGCTATTAATTCTgaaagatttagaaaaaaaatcatatttttccACATAGAACTTGAAATCTTCAATTAGCCAAGTTTCCAAGTTTTGATTAAGTCTGATCAGAggtttgcatgtctttgtttttatttcttaacTTATTTATGTAATCTAAAagacagtttctttttttaattatactCCATACATTTTCATGTTGTACTTTGTATAGTATGGAaatgaacaaaaacataaatgagaGCATTCAGAGGTTTGCCTGACGATGACCTTGTAGGTCGAGATGTTGCGCTAATAAGAACTTGGGAGACTTTATGTTTTGAGACAAATTTACAGAATCAAATAATTACTGATTTGGAGTTAAGCTTGTATAACACAAGCCTAAGatctacatttttaaatatctaaaaGTTGAAAAGCTAATTTAGCAAAGCAGCCTTCCTGATGAGACAAATGATGACTGGGGGAAAATAAATGATTCCTTGAAGCACAAAATCAAATAGACATGagattgtttgtatttttcaccatgtaataaattattattatattatttcatCCTCAGGGATCATTCATCGAGTGTCAATTTCCAGCTCAGTGTTGGAATGTTTCTGGACCACAATGCCATCTGTTGTACTTCTATACGGTGACACCCAGTGCATGACAGCCTTATGTTTGTACCATCTGGTGTAAACATCCTTTATGTCATACAAAAAAAGCTGcaaaaataagtcatagtatagtatgtcatgaaaaaaatcataatgtAGTATGCCATAAAGGAGCCACAGTAttgtgtcataaaaatatatcatagtacatttttaaaaaaaaaaatcacaatgtagcatgtgataaaaatgtaatgtcattaaaacaaacataaatgtcatagtatggcataatacaaaaaaatgtaattaagttatagtatagtatgtcataaaaactgccataaaacatttcttaaaaatgtaaaaaactggtgacataaaaaaaatgaagtccttaaaaagtcatagcattGTATgtcaaaacaactaaaaaaaaaaagtattgacAATTAATCATAGTGTAGTATACCATAAAAAAGCCCCAGAATACTATGTCACATacgtaagaaaaaaaaagttttaaaaaacgTCTGTATGCCTTGACATCACTAGAGATATTCGTCATTTTAGGGTCTCTGACCCTTTAAATTTTAGGGGACGTACACTAAACATGAGACAAAAGTTTCAGTGCAAgagtttgttttaattattattgttaaccGTTGACACAATCAGCAGAGAAACAAggtgtgacaaaaaaaacagaaagagacacTGGAATCAGATCTTGTTGAAAGCTGCTACGTCGACACTCTGGACCTGAAACAGAGCACAAAGAAGAAATTTAAATGAGCTGTGAGATTTCAAATACAACAGAACAAGGCCTGTTCTATAGGCTCCCTCCCACCTGGGAAACTGTTCTATGATTTCAGTTTTTCCTTCCAAAACGGTTCGTCCCGTCACTGCATGCTTTTGTTTCAGCCTCGTTTTGACCACATGATGGCAGCacagtgctgtgttgtgttgtgacCATAAATTTGGCATTGAACACAAAACCTGAACTGAAAAAGGAACCATTGGCAGTACTTGTGAGGCTGCTGCAACAAGttccatttaaaaacaaaaagaaacacaggCATTGAACATTATTaaattttgatcatttttgcactctgatgcattttaaatgacaatctaatgattttatttttttaacttcatgTCACTCATTTCTCTAGTAGTTTTCCGTTTCCCCTTTGCCTCCGTTTTGGCATGGAGGCAGCAAGGGGAGTAAGATTTCCATCTCATCTGCATACTAAAGAGAGAATGGCACTCTTCTGGACCCACCATTCATTTCTGAGGCTTCTGAAGCTTCTGACATGACCGCACACCTCCCATGTGGCAATAGCTTTCATGAGTTCACCTGGAATTCCCAACagcagcctctctgctgttgctttttcaCATAGAGCCTGTCGTTGGCACTTATTCCAGTGTAACAATGCCAGACCAGCACAGCGTCAGTTAACTTAAAGCCAGCCCAGTTCTATGTGAAAAACCAACCGTAGGGAGAAACAGACTTCATATACTCGCTGTTTGGGAGTTCCAGGTGAATGCCAGGCTTCAGAGCGGACTGCTGGATCAGGGAGAGTGAGAGAGTTTTCTCCTTAACATGCAGATTATATGGAAATCACGCTTTCTCTTACACGTTAacacaaaaagttgaaaataaaaACCGCAGTCAGACTTTTCTAACTGACATGTAGGAAAAAAACTGTTAACAAACCCATCAgaatgcaaaaaataataaaatcatctATAATGCCTGCGTTTTTCAGCAGCacctttgtcagtgtttcactgGCAGTGTTTCCTTGTGCAAAATTTTATTATGGTGCCAAAATTTACGCTCACCTCATCTCCACAGTTATTGGGTACACTAAGATACAGGTAACGTAGTCTAACAGTCCTGCAATATATCCTATCTTCATGTAGGTTATAATGTTTGGGTTTAAAGGTCAATGTTTTAGGTGTTGATGTACCAATGCCTTGCATATAGAGGCATTACTAAAAGTCTATCCTAATTGATATAAAGGGAGTGGACGACTAACTGATAAACTGGCAACTGTACATGTCAGTGAATCTGCATCTCAGGCAATGTCAGCATATTGCTGATATCATGTGGTCAATGAGTGGGAGCTAAGCGTAGTTTACCTGTACGGATATTTCATTTGGTTAGGTGTCTTAAtattgaccaaaaataaatatcaatCATGGTGGTCACAATGACTGTGAggtgctttcttttttcttcctgaGAAATACTGGTTTTCATTATCCATTTGAATTGTTGAATCAAATTGcagaattgtatttttttaattaaatggaaaattaattaaatgctCTTTAAGACCTgcagatggatgaatggatcGTCTAGAACGTATATTTGCAGGTGATTTAAAAAGTCCGTTCCTCAACTTCTCTAGTGTGTATTGCACAGTACTTACATAGTCTTCAAACTTGGTGATTTCTTCCTCTAGCATGTCTGTTCCCACTTTGTCGTCCTCCACCACACATGCAATCTGGAGCTTCTTAATGCCGTAACCCACAGGAACCAGTTTGGACGTGCCCCATAACAGGCCGTCAGCCTGCACCGAGCGCACACACTCCTCCAGCTTTGCCATGTCAGTTTCATCGTCCCACTGAAAAGTGCAGGAAAGTTGATAAAATACAAGGTGAAGATGGTGCACAGTCAGTAGCAGACTTTAACTTGAATTACCACCTTGCGGTTTTATGTTTCTGCCactagtcaagttgcagttatagtttacatctatgtctgtccagactcatatgtagccatgacagctgacagtgcttcaaatatggatgctgCAGCAAAGAAGCTACATTCTAAAACATGGACGCATCATAgacatcttcaacctggcagcacagaggTTCAATACGATCAGCACAGTTCAACACTGTATACATCTTTatacatgcatgttttttttcaccAACTTGTAATagttctatttatttttaactatctttgttgtccttgtttttagATGTCAATGTCTATCTTCTTGTAAATTGGTCTTGGAACTGTGGAAGGAACGCACACTTACAGGTTTTACATCCAGTAAGATGGAAGACTTGGCGATGATGCCGGGCTTCTTGGCCTTCTTCTCTGCATACTCTTTCAACCTCTGTTCTTTAATTTTCTCTGCctcttcatcatcctcatcactACCAAACAGGTCAAtgtcatcatcttcatcttcttcctcctcgTCTTTAACCGGTGCACTGGTCTTCTGCTGGACAGTAGTGCCCTGAAAAGAGTAAAAATAGTTACGTGCTTACACAGGGGTCTACAGTGATGTAGTGGAggtaaaattaaaacaaaacacaagatgACTGATGTAATTAAACCAGTTTGAATAAACTCACATTTGTGTAGGGTACTGAAGGAGCAGGAGCTGGAGTCACAGCTGCAGGCTGTTTCTCCAGAACAGATACTCGACATTCCAGTTTGGAAAGTGCAGCTCTCAAGTCATCCACCACTAAATAAACAGGACCAGAgtcaatacattaaaaaaacaccatggTGGTAGAGTGTAGTGTACAAAAAAAGTAATACATACTAAACTATATGAAGAAATCATGTATTTAAAACAAGCCATGCCAACTGCATtggtcatagtataatatgcaGTAACAAttcatgaaaaatatttttaagatCAGtgtcataaaataataaaaaatgtcatggtatagtatgccataaaaagtaatttaaaaaaaaagtaaaaaaataaaaaaaataaaaaaaataattaaaaatcgCAGAATTATAttccataaaaatgtcataaaaaaggcatgtcataaaaaagtcacagtatagtgtgtcataaaaagtcctaaaaatgttttataaaaaatcataaaacagttttctttaaagaaacaaaatgcaTTAACATTTAATTAAAGTGAACAAACCAACCCACCTTTGTGTAAGCTTTGGTTCTCCAGCTCCAGGCTCTTGATGCGACTGACGATTTCTCCTTGATCAGCTGCACTGGTGCTGCTCTGCACAGTAAACACACCAAGAGAGAAAAGAATCGACAGTTCAGAGAGAGTGACATCTAAAAGGTCAAACCACAATATTGGTCCTTTCATCACACCCAGAACTGTTAATCAGACCCCCTGTGAACACGCAACACACAGCAAGTGTCCATCTCAGCTGAGCTACAGGAGCAGTAGCTGGAGCCTGATAGAGACATAAGTGATAGGCAGCTACTTGGATGGGGGTCTGCaacactccacacacacacagaaaaaaacttcTAACAGCCAACTAAAGGTCTGATAAACTCCAGCGTGGATGGCAGCAAGGTCCACTGACAGAGCGACTGGCAGCAGGGGTGCTTCTAGGGACACACAAGGCTTGGCGGCACTTACAAGCTGGGACTGTTGGCTCAGGGAAGGTTGACAAGACCCTCTGTTACACAGTGAATTCTTCATctggggggaggaggggatTTAAAGCATGAAAAGGGACAGAACTCAATAAAATACATAATGAAGGAGTGCTACTGAGGAgtacaaaacagaaaagcaaaCAAGCACCCAAAGAAACACCATACAGCTGGGAGGTTATAGAAGACAACACCCATGTCTCTACAAAGTAAGATTTGTATGGCTTCACCTGACCACCTAGCTCCTACTCTAAGTAAACCTATATgtgccacaaaaacaaaatgcaatatTATCATTCAAATAGGATCAAATCTGTCAGACAAATCATAAGCATGTACAATTTACATGGTCAATATACTAAAGGTGCTCTGATCATAACCATCAGCTACCAAGTGTTCTTATTACTACCAGCCATGAAAGGGGTCTAGTTTCTTAACAGACTGTCACAAACCTACATGGCACTGATGCTTTTATTGGCCACAAAGCACCAATAACATACAACACACAACACGAGACAGAGTAGTTGTTTTTAAGTTTAGCTGcacaaaatgttgaaatgtGGTCAAAGATTAGTTTCTCTTCAGTATTACACTCCCCAGAATTTTCTGTTTAACAAACCAAGTTCACAATTCAGTTTAAACTGTCAGCAGGGAGGACCATAAACAGAAAATCCACAAGAACTCACTGCCATTGCTTGCAGACTGAATAACGGAAAAGAAAGACACGATTTTAAAAATGCCCAACACGATAATAATCTTCCTTAATGTTAGTAATTTGTTCCAGCAATTAGGGAGACAACAATTACACACTTGCTTTTGTTTATTAAGAGACGATCAAAGCACACAATGCCGAGCAATCACAAAAGTGTGCCtttggaggattttttttttaccatatttCATTGGATCAGATTTTCAGACCACAAAATCTGTGTGACACAAGCAAGAAAAGCAACAAGTAAAACAGTTGCAGGTATCTTTTATCTTTCTACACAGGTTTTTTCCAATGGTAATATTCAGGTCCAAATGAAGTTGGAGGTGTGGACAGGGAGTGTTGGCAGATTAAATCCTTTCAtagcaaaaacatacaaatacacGGTCTCACAGCCACTGGTGCAAGAGCTGTGGCTCATTTGGGGCTGCAATTTGTCAAGCATACAGCAATGCCAGAGAAATAAATACAAGATACACAAATCAAGTTATAATCACCATTCATGAAACTAGGCAAACCTTATTTTTACACACATCCCATCCTATTATCCTCGACCTTTTAAAGCCATGTGTTCTGTAGGTCAAGTGGGATCTTGATTGCTCAGGCTACACGTACAGTGCTTGTACACATGGAAAATGTGAGATAAGGGGCAGATACAGCAAGCAGCATGTACTTACTCCTGCTAGGGATTTCTGAATGTTCTCCCGGGCCCGAGCAATGTCTTGCAGAATGGTGTTAGCTCCCACATCCTTTAAGAAAATGAATAGTAGTCAATGCAGATTCAACTTTTACATTGTCAAGATTCACTGTGTAATGTCTCTCTGTGGCTCTACAGTTTCCTCTTAGGTTTTCTATGCACAGTGTTGACAGACCGCATCAAGATCAAAAACCTAAACAACTCTGACTTTGTCCAGATCTGACTAAATCACTATTTTTGTGTCTACAAACCTGTCAGATAATGTGGTGtaaaaagatttgaaaaagaaaaaacgaaaaaaaaaaaaaaaaaaaaaaagtccaataattttgaaaaatggctCCACATTAGGGctgagaaataataaaaaaaaatcaaatatcacacaCATTTTTGACGAGATACCAACCTGGtatcacacaaaaaaagactaGAATGACAGCTTTGCGGATGAATGCCTGTGCAAACCTATCAAATTGCAGTTAAACATTACATCCATTGCCATGAAAACACTGATGCTTTCCACACATCAtacccccagcagcacagatttacaatcagcacagtttcaagatttgAGTCATCAATTTaaaatctgaccaaatgtctccccttctgttcctgagttacgATGTTGAGTAATGttccagaaaagtgtttttgcaaaacatgaTAGTGTAACAGTGAAGTTGATctttttggaaataaaatatcattactttatcattttatcctgttagacatttgtgtaaaatctaattagttcatccttgactcaaaatggatgtttgtgccaaattttaaccCTGAGACcctgagatattgtgttcacaagaacaggacggatggacggacggacaacctgaaaatatAATGCCCTATGATCGCGACCATCACTGGTGCGGAGACATAAAAACTTTAGGAATTGCCGCAAATAATGTGAACATGATGGTTGAAGCAATTTTGCTACTTCAGATGAGAGGAGTGACAACTTAAAGCAGAAGACAAATTGAGCTCTGAAACAGTGTGGGTACCTGTGTCTGTTGTGAGGAGCCATTCATGCGCTCATAGAAGCGTCTCTCTGCCTCATCGTAGCGAGGTTTGTCAAACCAGATCTTCTCCTGGGCAAGAAAGTCCACTGAACTCATGGTGCTACAGAGGAGAGAGCAAGGAGGGACAAGAGAGGAATGTATGAACAAGATACAGGaggtcagagaaaaaaaaatctgcattatAACTTCTACTTATTAAATATCACCTAATATGTAATTTATATTCACAGTGATCTAGCTGTAAAATATTAAACTTCTCATCTTACAATGGCGTTTTCTTTTATCTACACCACCCCAACACAACTATACAAAAAGAAACTTTAAAAGAAATTAAGCTGGCCAAACACAACGATGGTTCATCAGACATCAGTCACACAGTCATTTTTCAAACAGACCACAAGGAATAAAGAATGAATGAACCAAGACGAAtgaaaaaacaagaagaaacacatgcatgcattcaagaaaaaaaaggaaacccaTGAttacatgaaagaaaaacaatgaaagATAGAACGGAAACA
This sequence is a window from Epinephelus lanceolatus isolate andai-2023 chromosome 6, ASM4190304v1, whole genome shotgun sequence. Protein-coding genes within it:
- the eef1db gene encoding eukaryotic translation elongation factor 1 delta b (guanine nucleotide exchange protein) isoform X4, translating into MSSVDFLAQEKIWFDKPRYDEAERRFYERMNGSSQQTQDVGANTILQDIARARENIQKSLAGSSTSAADQGEIVSRIKSLELENQSLHKVVDDLRAALSKLECRVSVLEKQPAAVTPAPAPSVPYTNGTTVQQKTSAPVKDEEEEDEDDDIDLFGSDEDDEEAEKIKEQRLKEYAEKKAKKPGIIAKSSILLDVKPWDDETDMAKLEECVRSVQADGLLWGTSKLVPVGYGIKKLQIACVVEDDKVGTDMLEEEITKFEDYVQSVDVAAFNKI
- the eef1db gene encoding eukaryotic translation elongation factor 1 delta b (guanine nucleotide exchange protein) isoform X3, with the translated sequence MSSVDFLAQEKIWFDKPRYDEAERRFYERMNGSSQQTQDVGANTILQDIARARENIQKSLAGMKNSLCNRGSCQPSLSQQSQLSSTSAADQGEIVSRIKSLELENQSLHKVVDDLRAALSKLECRVSVLEKQPAAVTPAPAPSVPYTNGTTVQQKTSAPVKDEEEEDEDDDIDLFGSDEDDEEAEKIKEQRLKEYAEKKAKKPGIIAKSSILLDVKPWDDETDMAKLEECVRSVQADGLLWGTSKLVPVGYGIKKLQIACVVEDDKVGTDMLEEEITKFEDYVQSVDVAAFNKI